Proteins encoded in a region of the Microbaculum marinisediminis genome:
- a CDS encoding branched-chain amino acid ABC transporter permease yields the protein MTFSIFLEQIINGIVIGSMYALIGSGIALIYGTMRVLNLAHGEFYMLGGYFVFFLIVTYGVPAYLAIPVAVLLTFLLGAIIQRLTIFYLLSREGWAFSTIAVTLGLSIFLQNAALLLFGEQFQSVPYYLEGVIEFAGIRLPVQRLLIFVVALITIGAMTFVLKKTRLGWAIRATSQDLDASAVVGIPAQRIYMITFGLAAALGAVAAAMLAPIYAINPWSGLPILLKGFVVVILGGLGSFPGAIAGGLILGVVEAIGVQLTSSEWRDVIAFTLMILVVWIRPWGLFGQKP from the coding sequence GTGACCTTTTCCATCTTTCTCGAACAGATCATCAACGGCATCGTCATCGGGTCGATGTATGCCCTCATCGGCAGCGGCATCGCGCTGATCTACGGGACGATGCGGGTTCTGAACCTCGCCCATGGCGAGTTCTACATGCTGGGCGGGTACTTCGTTTTCTTCCTGATCGTCACCTACGGGGTCCCCGCCTACCTCGCCATTCCCGTGGCCGTCCTGTTGACCTTCCTTCTGGGCGCGATAATCCAGCGGCTGACCATATTCTATCTGCTGTCGCGCGAAGGCTGGGCCTTCTCGACGATCGCCGTGACCCTGGGTCTGTCGATCTTCCTGCAGAACGCGGCGCTGCTGCTGTTCGGCGAGCAGTTCCAGAGCGTGCCCTATTACCTGGAAGGCGTGATCGAGTTCGCGGGCATCCGCTTGCCGGTCCAGCGCCTGCTGATCTTCGTCGTTGCCCTGATCACGATCGGCGCGATGACCTTCGTGCTCAAGAAGACCCGGCTCGGCTGGGCCATCCGGGCGACGTCTCAGGATCTCGACGCCAGCGCGGTGGTCGGCATTCCCGCCCAGCGGATCTACATGATCACGTTCGGCCTCGCCGCCGCCCTCGGCGCGGTCGCCGCGGCGATGCTCGCTCCGATCTACGCCATCAATCCCTGGAGCGGTCTTCCGATCCTGCTCAAGGGGTTCGTCGTCGTCATCCTCGGCGGGCTGGGCAGCTTCCCGGGCGCCATCGCTGGCGGCCTCATCCTGGGCGTCGTCGAAGCGATCGGCGTTCAGCTCACCTCTTCGGAATGGCGCGATGTGATCGCATTCACCCTGATGATCCTCGTTGTCTGGATACGGCCCTGGGGCCTGTTCGGGCAGAAGCCGTAA
- a CDS encoding ABC transporter ATP-binding protein, with translation MAEPPMLQVEDLNVLYGDYQVLWDVSMSVGQKEIVAVLGPNGSGKSTVLKAIMGLAPVRSGKILFEGQDLTRVPTHEMVAMGISMVLERRRLFGQMTVRENLLLGAYHRSVNKDTRSRLEWVESLFPILAERRDQIAGKMSGGEQQMVAIARSLMSRPRLLLMDEPYLGLAPRVVKQIAGIIRRVNEEGIAVVFNEQNVKLSFGLSDRGYLLEGGRMVLSGTGEEMINSDVISRVYLGV, from the coding sequence ATGGCTGAGCCTCCGATGCTGCAGGTCGAGGACCTGAACGTCCTCTATGGCGACTACCAGGTGCTGTGGGACGTCTCGATGAGCGTCGGGCAGAAGGAGATCGTCGCCGTTCTCGGGCCCAACGGGTCCGGCAAGAGCACGGTACTCAAGGCGATCATGGGGCTGGCGCCGGTCCGGTCGGGAAAGATCCTCTTCGAGGGGCAGGACCTGACCCGGGTTCCGACCCACGAGATGGTCGCCATGGGCATCTCGATGGTGCTCGAACGCCGTCGCCTGTTCGGTCAGATGACGGTGCGCGAGAACCTCCTGCTCGGCGCCTACCATCGCAGCGTCAACAAGGACACCCGGAGCCGGCTGGAATGGGTGGAGAGCCTGTTCCCCATTCTGGCGGAACGGCGCGACCAGATCGCCGGCAAGATGAGTGGCGGTGAGCAGCAGATGGTGGCGATCGCCAGAAGCCTGATGTCGCGCCCCCGCCTGCTGCTGATGGATGAGCCCTATCTCGGCCTGGCGCCGCGCGTGGTGAAGCAGATCGCCGGGATCATTCGCCGGGTCAACGAAGAGGGCATCGCCGTCGTTTTCAACGAGCAGAATGTCAAGCTGTCGTTCGGGCTGTCGGACCGCGGCTATCTGCTCGAGGGCGGTCGAATGGTTCTTTCGGGCACGGGCGAGGAAATGATCAATTCCGATGTGATCAGCCGCGTCTATCTCGGCGTCTAG
- a CDS encoding ABC transporter ATP-binding protein — protein MPISTPPALLEVDDITMAFGGIVAVESLSFSVREGEILALMGPNGAGKTTTFHVIAGVHTPTKGKIRFNGQDITTLRPDGRCRAGVARTFQITQPFHELTVEENVMVGALAFHRRMADARTDARRFVEMVGLGDRAQVPAKGLSTGQRKRLEMARAMATRPKLLLLDEVTGGVDQKSLPGIVNLVKQLREDGLTLVVIEHNMGVINELADRAIFMNRGVRMAEGTPEEIAKHPEVVELYLGEGGEDG, from the coding sequence ATGCCGATTTCGACGCCCCCGGCCTTGTTGGAGGTCGACGACATAACGATGGCTTTCGGTGGAATCGTCGCCGTCGAAAGCCTGTCCTTCTCGGTTCGAGAGGGGGAGATCCTGGCGCTGATGGGGCCGAACGGCGCCGGCAAGACGACGACTTTCCATGTGATAGCCGGCGTACACACCCCCACCAAAGGCAAGATCCGCTTTAACGGACAGGACATCACCACGCTGCGGCCCGACGGCCGGTGCCGCGCGGGCGTGGCGAGAACGTTCCAGATCACGCAGCCGTTTCACGAACTGACCGTCGAGGAGAATGTGATGGTCGGCGCGCTCGCCTTTCATCGCCGAATGGCGGATGCGCGCACCGACGCGCGCCGCTTCGTCGAAATGGTGGGGCTTGGCGACCGCGCGCAAGTGCCGGCCAAGGGGCTCAGCACCGGCCAGCGCAAGCGGCTGGAGATGGCCCGCGCGATGGCGACGCGGCCGAAGCTCCTGCTGCTCGACGAAGTGACGGGCGGCGTCGACCAGAAGAGCCTCCCCGGGATCGTGAACCTGGTGAAGCAATTGCGCGAGGACGGGCTCACCCTTGTTGTCATCGAACACAACATGGGGGTGATCAACGAGCTCGCCGATCGCGCCATCTTCATGAACCGCGGCGTTCGGATGGCCGAGGGCACGCCTGAGGAAATCGCCAAGCACCCCGAAGTTGTCGAGCTGTATCTCGGAGAGGGAGGCGAGGATGGCTGA